In Parus major isolate Abel chromosome 3, Parus_major1.1, whole genome shotgun sequence, the following are encoded in one genomic region:
- the EZR gene encoding ezrin isoform X1, with the protein MPKPINVRVVTMDAELEFAIQPNTTGKQLFDQVVKTIGLREVWYFGLQYVDNKGFQTWLKLDKKVSAQEIRKENPLQFRFRAKFFPEDVSEELIQDITQKLFFLQVKEGILSDEIYCPPETAVLLGSYAVQAKFGDYNKEVHKPGYLNSERLIPQRVMDQHKLSREQWEERIQVWHAEHSGMLKENAMLEYLKIAQDLEMYGINYFEIKNKKGTDLWLGVDALGLNIYEKDDKLTPKIGFPWSEIRNISFNDKKFVIKPIDKKAPDFVFYAPRLRINKRILQLCMGNHELYMRRRKPDTIEVQQMKAQAREEKHQKQLERKQLEDEKRRRETIEREKEQMLREKEELLVRLQEYEVKTQKAEKELSDQIQRAIQLEEERKRAQEEAERLEADRLAALQAKEELERQTIDQIKSQEQLATELAEYTAKIALLEEARKRKESEVEEWQIRAREAQEDLVKTKEELHLVMTAPPPPPPPVYEPVNYHVHDNLQDEGSEYSAYSAEFSSEGIRNDRNEEKRITEAEKNARVQSQLRALTDELAQARNENKRTQNDIIHSENMRQGRDKYKTLRQIRQGNTKQRIDEFEAM; encoded by the exons ATCAACGTTCGAGTTGTTACTATGGATGCAGAGCTGGAGTTTGCCATCCAGCCAAACACTACAGGCAAACAGCTGTTTGACCAG GTGGTTAAAACCATAGGTTTGCGAGAAGTGTGGTACTTTGGTCTTCAGTATGTGGACAACAAAGGATTCCAGACTTGGCTGAAGCTTGATAAAAAG GTTTCTGCTCAAGAAATCAGAAAGGAGAATCCCCTGCAGTTCAGATTCCGTGCCAAGTTCTTCCCAGAGGATGTGTCTGAAGAGCTGATTCAGGACATCACGCAGAAGCTGTTCTTCCTGCAGGTGAAGGAAGGGATCCTCAGTGATGAGATCTACTGTCCTCCTGAGACAGCAGTACTTCTTGGCTCCTATGCTGTGCAGGCCAAATTTGGAGACTACAACAAAGAGGTGCACAAGCCTGGATACCTCAATTCAGAGCGTCTGATCCCCCAAAG GGTGATGGACCAGCATAAACTCTCCAGAGAGCAGTGGGAAGAACGGATCCAGGTGTGGCACGCTGAGCACAGTGGCATGCTCAA AGAGAATGCCATGCTGGAGTACCTGAAGATTGCCCAAGACCTGGAGATGTATGGAATCAACTATTTTGAAATCAAGAACAAGAAAGGAACTGACCTTTGGTTGGGGGTCGATGCCTTGGGGCTCAACATCTATGAAAAGGACGATAA acTAACCCCGAAGATAGGGTTCCCCTGGAGTGAAATCAGAAACATCTCCTTCAATGACAAGAAGTTTGTTATAAAGCCTATTGACAAGAAGGCACCA GACTTTGTGTTTTATGCCCCTCGTCTGAGAATTAACAAGAgaatcctgcagctctgcatggGCAACCATGAACTGTACATGCGGCGCAGGAAGCCTGACACCATTGAGGTGCAGCAGATGAAAGCCCAGGCCCGGGAGGAGAAGCACCAGAAACAACTGGAAAG GAAACAACTAGAAGAtgaaaagaggaggagagagacaattgagagggagaaagagcaaatgctgagggagaaggaggagctgctggtgaggCTACAAGAGTATGAAGTGAAGactcagaaagcagagaaag agctgtcagATCAGATCCAAAGAGCCattcagctggaggaggagaggaaacgggcccaggaggaggcagaacGTCTGGAAGCTGACCgtttggcagctctgcaggctaaggaagagctggagagaCAAACTATAGACCAGATAAAGAGCCAGGAACAGCTG GCTACAGAACTTGCAGAATATACAGCCAAGATAGCACTTCTTGAAGAGGCAAGGAAACGTAAAGAGAGTGAGGTTGAAGAGTGGCAAATCAGA GCCAGGGAAGCACAGGAGGATCTGGTAAAGACCAAGGAGGAGTTACACCTGGTAATGACTGCTCCACCTCCACCCCCACCCCCTGTCTACGAGCCAGTGAATTACCATGTCCACGACAACTTGCAAGATGAGGGCTCTGAGTACTCTGCCTACAGCGCTGAGTTCTCCAGCGAGGGCATCAGGAACGACCGCAACGAGGAGAAGCGCATTACTGAGGCAGAGAAGAACGCACGAGTGCAGAGCCAGCTGAGG GCACTGACAGATGAGCTGG